The following coding sequences are from one Lipingzhangella halophila window:
- a CDS encoding TIGR03086 family metal-binding protein translates to MAELLDLHAKALAEFDWRVRRVHDTQWAEPTPCTDWDVHELVNHMVTVQMWAPYLLSGGTFEDAGDRFDGDHLGDTPVAAWEVMSRDSRAAWLQPSALDRTVHLSFGAMPASFYLWIMTLDMLVHAWDLARATGVDETLDSELAGAALQWVSENNVTVPPFFAEPRSVPDDADTQTRLLARTGREV, encoded by the coding sequence ATGGCTGAGTTGCTGGACCTGCACGCGAAAGCTCTGGCGGAGTTCGACTGGCGGGTGCGCCGGGTGCACGACACCCAATGGGCCGAGCCCACGCCCTGCACCGACTGGGACGTGCACGAGCTGGTCAACCACATGGTGACCGTGCAGATGTGGGCGCCCTACCTGCTCTCCGGCGGCACGTTCGAGGATGCCGGTGACCGCTTCGACGGCGACCACCTGGGTGACACCCCAGTGGCCGCCTGGGAGGTGATGTCGCGCGACTCGCGCGCCGCCTGGTTGCAGCCCAGCGCGCTGGACCGCACCGTCCACCTGTCATTCGGGGCGATGCCCGCTTCCTTCTACCTGTGGATCATGACCCTCGACATGCTCGTGCACGCGTGGGACCTGGCCCGTGCCACCGGCGTCGACGAGACACTCGACTCCGAGCTGGCCGGGGCCGCTCTGCAGTGGGTGAGCGAGAACAACGTGACCGTCCCGCCCTTCTTCGCCGAGCCGCGTTCCGTCCCCGATGACGCCGACACGCAGACCCGACTACTCGCACGAACCGGCCGCGAGGTCTAG
- a CDS encoding DUF4282 domain-containing protein, whose amino-acid sequence MSEPPPDEPADASGPDGEDDETPWSLRGPVPGEPADEADRLDTVRDYTAALLDRSFIRFVTPQLVSWVYGFGLILAGLAALAMLAGSIVLLAQGGALGFFGILALIATPFAAAVLVLLLRAVTELLFVAFWIVDDLHAIRRRRA is encoded by the coding sequence ATGAGCGAACCGCCACCGGACGAGCCCGCTGACGCCAGTGGGCCCGACGGCGAGGACGACGAGACACCGTGGTCGCTGCGCGGACCGGTTCCCGGCGAGCCGGCTGACGAGGCGGACCGGTTGGACACCGTCCGGGACTACACCGCCGCGCTGCTCGACCGTAGTTTCATCCGGTTCGTCACGCCGCAACTGGTCAGTTGGGTCTACGGGTTCGGACTGATCCTGGCCGGCCTGGCCGCGCTGGCAATGCTGGCCGGCTCCATCGTCCTGCTCGCGCAGGGAGGTGCCCTCGGATTCTTCGGGATCCTGGCCCTGATCGCGACTCCGTTCGCGGCGGCCGTACTCGTACTGCTGCTACGGGCGGTCACAGAACTGCTGTTCGTCGCCTTCTGGATCGTGGACGACCTGCACGCGATCCGGCGGCGCCGTGCCTGA
- a CDS encoding response regulator transcription factor: protein MSGQSPGPIRVLVVDDHAFFRRGLVSVIADEPDILVVGEASDGDEAVRKAAELAPDVVLMDVRMPHVNGIDACTGVKDAAPDAKIVMLTMSDEEDDLFDALKAGATGYLLKEVSITELPQAVRAVVDGQSFLNPSMASKLISEFASLARRGKDRTRPSSGTEAPLTGREMEVLRLIARGLSNRAISERLFITENTVKNHVRNILEKLHMSTRMEVAIHAVQSGLIEDE, encoded by the coding sequence GTGAGCGGGCAATCCCCCGGGCCCATCAGAGTCCTCGTCGTTGACGACCACGCCTTCTTCCGCCGTGGCCTGGTGTCGGTGATCGCCGACGAGCCCGACATCCTCGTCGTCGGTGAGGCGAGCGACGGCGACGAGGCCGTTCGCAAGGCCGCTGAGTTGGCGCCCGACGTCGTCCTGATGGACGTGCGCATGCCCCATGTGAACGGGATCGACGCGTGCACCGGTGTCAAGGACGCGGCACCGGACGCGAAGATCGTGATGCTGACGATGAGCGACGAAGAGGACGACCTTTTCGACGCGCTCAAGGCCGGAGCTACCGGCTACCTGCTCAAAGAGGTCTCCATCACGGAACTTCCGCAGGCGGTGCGCGCGGTGGTCGACGGGCAGTCGTTCCTGAACCCGTCCATGGCCAGCAAGCTCATCTCGGAGTTCGCCAGCCTCGCCCGCAGGGGCAAGGACCGCACGCGCCCGTCGAGCGGCACCGAGGCGCCGCTGACCGGGCGGGAGATGGAGGTGCTCCGGCTGATCGCCCGGGGCCTGAGCAACCGGGCCATCAGCGAGCGGCTGTTCATCACCGAGAACACGGTGAAGAACCACGTCCGCAACATCCTGGAGAAGCTGCACATGAGCACCCGCATGGAGGTCGCGATCCACGCGGTGCAGTCGGGACTGATCGAGGACGAGTAA
- a CDS encoding phosphoribosyl-ATP diphosphatase has product MKTFEELFAELSEKARLRPEGSGTVEALDAGVHSIGKKVVEEAAEVWMAAEHESDDRAAEEISQLLYHLQVLMLARGLRAEDVYKHL; this is encoded by the coding sequence ATGAAGACCTTCGAAGAGCTGTTCGCCGAGCTGTCCGAGAAGGCCCGCCTCCGCCCCGAGGGGTCGGGAACGGTCGAGGCCCTCGACGCCGGTGTGCACAGCATCGGCAAGAAGGTCGTCGAGGAGGCCGCCGAGGTCTGGATGGCCGCCGAGCACGAATCGGACGACCGCGCCGCCGAAGAGATCTCGCAGCTCCTCTACCACCTCCAGGTCCTGATGCTGGCCCGCGGCCTGCGCGCGGAGGACGTCTACAAGCATCTCTAG
- the hisG gene encoding ATP phosphoribosyltransferase: MPDQLRIAVPNKGQLAEPASEMLREAGFRQRKDNRDLVLVDPDNDAEFFFLRPKDIAVYVGEGTLQVGITGRDMLLDSGAPVDEVMALGFGGSTFRFAARDGANMKLEDLNGKRVATSFAGLLDTYLAQRGVDARVIHLDGAVESSIRLGVADAVADVVSTGTTLRNAGLELFGDPILESEAVVIRQKNAVDDPQIEQMLRRIRGVLLARDYVMMDYDVRAEKLDEAVGLTPGMEGPTVSPLHREGWVAVRAMVPRRAAQRIMDDLWEIGARAILVTDIYACRL, translated from the coding sequence ATGCCAGATCAGCTTCGTATCGCCGTGCCGAACAAGGGCCAGCTCGCCGAGCCCGCCAGCGAGATGCTCCGCGAGGCCGGCTTCCGCCAGCGCAAGGACAACCGCGACCTCGTGTTGGTCGACCCGGACAACGACGCCGAGTTCTTCTTCCTCCGCCCCAAGGACATCGCCGTCTACGTCGGAGAGGGCACCCTGCAGGTCGGGATCACCGGCCGCGACATGCTGCTCGACTCCGGTGCCCCCGTTGACGAGGTCATGGCGCTCGGCTTCGGCGGCTCCACGTTCCGGTTCGCGGCACGCGACGGCGCGAACATGAAGCTGGAGGACCTGAACGGCAAACGCGTCGCCACGTCCTTCGCCGGGCTGCTGGACACCTACCTGGCGCAGCGCGGGGTGGACGCCCGCGTCATCCACCTCGACGGCGCCGTCGAGAGCTCGATCCGGCTCGGCGTGGCCGATGCCGTCGCCGACGTCGTCTCCACCGGGACCACCCTGCGCAACGCCGGGTTGGAGCTGTTCGGCGACCCGATCCTGGAGTCCGAGGCCGTCGTGATCCGGCAGAAGAACGCCGTCGACGACCCGCAAATCGAGCAGATGCTGCGCCGGATACGCGGGGTCCTGCTCGCCCGCGACTACGTGATGATGGACTACGACGTCCGCGCCGAGAAGCTGGACGAGGCCGTCGGACTCACCCCGGGCATGGAGGGCCCCACTGTCTCCCCGCTGCACCGCGAGGGGTGGGTGGCCGTGCGGGCCATGGTGCCGCGGCGCGCCGCCCAACGGATCATGGACGACCTGTGGGAGATCGGCGCCCGGGCCATCCTCGTCACCGACATCTACGCGTGCCGCCTATAG
- a CDS encoding spermidine synthase encodes MSCPPPDGAHEPEIIARGPGAVAGELVLRRAGGHFEIISNGVFLMDTRDGASERELVRASLAALPAGRTGVRVLIGGLGVGFTARTALDDDRVGHVRVIELEPEVIAWHSGPLGAVAGHLPDDPRCELTRSDLLHWLTVAGGAERFDAICLDIDNGPDWTVNEGNALLYRPASLERLRRLLTPGGVIAVWSAMRAPDFAALLEEQCAEVRTVEVPARRGEPDIIYLARP; translated from the coding sequence TTGTCCTGCCCACCCCCGGACGGCGCACACGAGCCCGAGATCATCGCGCGCGGCCCCGGGGCGGTCGCGGGTGAGCTGGTGCTGCGCCGGGCCGGCGGGCACTTCGAGATCATCAGCAACGGCGTCTTCCTGATGGACACCCGGGACGGTGCGTCCGAGCGGGAGCTGGTGCGGGCCTCGCTGGCGGCGCTGCCCGCCGGCCGCACCGGGGTCCGGGTGCTCATCGGCGGTCTCGGCGTGGGGTTCACCGCGCGTACCGCCCTGGACGACGACCGGGTGGGCCACGTGCGGGTGATCGAGCTGGAGCCCGAGGTCATCGCGTGGCACAGCGGTCCGCTCGGCGCGGTCGCCGGGCACCTGCCGGACGACCCCCGTTGCGAGCTGACCCGGTCCGACCTGCTGCACTGGCTCACCGTGGCCGGCGGTGCGGAGCGGTTCGACGCCATCTGCCTGGACATCGACAACGGGCCGGACTGGACGGTCAACGAGGGAAACGCCCTGTTGTACCGGCCCGCGTCCCTGGAGCGGCTGCGCCGGCTCCTCACGCCGGGCGGGGTCATCGCCGTCTGGAGCGCGATGCGCGCACCGGACTTCGCCGCACTCCTGGAAGAGCAGTGCGCAGAGGTGCGCACCGTCGAGGTCCCCGCCCGCCGCGGCGAGCCCGACATCATCTACCTGGCGCGGCCCTGA
- a CDS encoding Imm51 family immunity protein: MIDDSDTFAPFGLYEDDDDPGRFCLMMPDLDMEKVEDIFRAEGVIGNGHGWGAVAESAARRRLPEIAGALESDPESGTFVVDSLDLGALRRLAELPQRAYHDRELLTTLVREADPAPDLLY, translated from the coding sequence ATGATCGACGACTCCGACACGTTCGCCCCCTTCGGCCTTTACGAGGACGACGATGATCCGGGCCGTTTCTGCCTGATGATGCCCGACCTCGACATGGAGAAGGTCGAGGACATCTTCCGGGCGGAAGGTGTGATCGGCAACGGGCACGGCTGGGGTGCGGTTGCCGAGTCGGCCGCGCGCAGGCGGCTGCCGGAGATCGCCGGGGCGCTGGAGTCCGACCCGGAATCCGGAACGTTCGTCGTGGACAGCCTCGACCTCGGCGCCCTGCGGCGGCTCGCCGAGCTGCCGCAGCGGGCCTACCACGACCGCGAGCTGCTAACCACCCTTGTCCGAGAGGCCGATCCCGCCCCCGACCTGCTCTACTAG
- a CDS encoding mechanosensitive ion channel family protein yields MSTFSESIPLLVGRAAVAAEAGPMVDWARENSGAFISGAISVVLILILAVVARALLGRVITHVITRMVNSQARIADGVRNAVNKSAAPVGARQQARADTISSVLRSLASFVIFGVAFVMILGEFGINLGPILASAGVLGLAIGFGAQGLVQDFLSGIFMMAEDQYGVGDVVDVGEAVGTVEEVGLRITKIRDLDGGLWYVRNGEIARVCNMNQDWANAVVELPLAHTVDVEHAERAIERSVTEFAGSAEYDGQLLETPTVAGVVGIANGAVTVRIIAKTRPGEQWAVGRSLRSHLKRSLDQEGIDVAYPVPRIAQT; encoded by the coding sequence GTGTCCACGTTCAGCGAGTCCATCCCCCTACTGGTCGGGAGAGCAGCCGTAGCCGCCGAGGCCGGGCCGATGGTCGACTGGGCCCGCGAGAACAGTGGAGCCTTCATCTCCGGGGCGATCAGCGTTGTCCTCATCCTGATTCTGGCGGTGGTCGCCCGCGCCCTGCTGGGGCGCGTGATCACGCACGTCATCACGCGCATGGTCAACTCGCAGGCGCGGATCGCCGACGGGGTGCGCAACGCCGTCAACAAGTCCGCCGCCCCGGTCGGGGCGCGCCAGCAGGCGCGTGCCGACACCATCAGCTCGGTGCTGCGGAGCCTGGCGTCGTTCGTCATCTTCGGTGTCGCCTTCGTCATGATCCTGGGCGAGTTCGGGATCAACCTCGGCCCGATCCTGGCCAGCGCCGGTGTCCTCGGCCTGGCGATCGGCTTCGGGGCCCAGGGGCTGGTGCAGGACTTCCTCTCCGGGATCTTCATGATGGCCGAGGACCAGTACGGCGTGGGTGACGTCGTCGACGTCGGCGAGGCCGTGGGCACGGTCGAGGAAGTGGGCCTGCGCATCACCAAGATCCGGGACCTCGACGGCGGCCTCTGGTACGTCCGCAACGGGGAGATCGCGCGGGTGTGCAACATGAACCAGGACTGGGCCAACGCGGTGGTCGAGCTGCCGTTGGCGCACACCGTCGACGTCGAGCACGCCGAGCGGGCCATCGAGCGGAGCGTCACGGAGTTCGCCGGCTCCGCCGAGTATGACGGCCAGCTGCTGGAGACGCCGACCGTCGCCGGGGTCGTGGGCATCGCGAACGGCGCGGTGACGGTGCGCATCATCGCCAAGACCCGCCCGGGAGAGCAGTGGGCGGTCGGCCGCTCCCTGCGGTCCCACCTGAAGCGGAGCCTGGACCAGGAGGGCATCGACGTCGCCTACCCGGTGCCGCGGATCGCCCAGACCTGA
- a CDS encoding DUF5957 family protein → MRIFLGALAGLFGGYLVGFVASMVAHIGLGSFLDDSSPVLVAFGLLPYPAALVGAVLVPVIVAKRRPE, encoded by the coding sequence ATGCGCATTTTCCTCGGCGCCCTGGCCGGATTGTTCGGCGGGTATCTCGTCGGGTTCGTCGCCTCGATGGTGGCGCATATCGGCCTGGGGAGCTTCCTGGACGACTCGTCGCCGGTGCTTGTCGCCTTCGGGCTGCTGCCGTATCCCGCCGCGCTTGTCGGAGCCGTGCTGGTTCCGGTCATCGTCGCCAAGCGGCGCCCGGAGTAG
- a CDS encoding SDR family NAD(P)-dependent oxidoreductase, whose amino-acid sequence MTGSRHPKTALVTGASSGIGAEFARALAERGYSLVLVARRAELMDKLGAELETRFGVTVRPLPADIGGPSGLAKVEERLRADGSGADAPIDLLVNNAGRGGGGSFAEQESDEITAMLDLNVRAVVNLARAVLPAQVARRAAGEHRPMGVINVSSLAGELPVNPGGAMYAGTKAFVTRWSESVAEDVAQHGLHVTAVLAGFARTEMTRDAQDSLPDIAFVPTERIARESLRAWAAGDTTVVPDMRYKAARNLVRAIPRSAFRALVRRRK is encoded by the coding sequence ATGACTGGCTCGCGACACCCCAAAACAGCTCTCGTTACCGGCGCGTCCAGCGGGATCGGAGCGGAGTTCGCCCGAGCATTGGCGGAACGAGGCTACTCCCTGGTCCTTGTCGCGCGGCGCGCCGAGCTCATGGACAAGCTCGGGGCCGAGTTGGAGACACGGTTCGGGGTGACCGTGCGGCCGTTGCCCGCCGACATCGGGGGACCGTCGGGACTGGCGAAGGTCGAGGAACGGTTGCGCGCCGACGGCTCGGGCGCGGATGCCCCGATCGACCTGCTGGTCAACAACGCTGGACGGGGCGGGGGCGGCAGTTTTGCCGAGCAGGAGAGCGACGAGATCACCGCGATGCTCGACCTCAACGTCCGCGCCGTCGTGAATCTCGCTCGCGCCGTCCTGCCGGCGCAGGTGGCCCGGCGCGCGGCGGGTGAGCACCGCCCGATGGGCGTGATCAACGTCTCGTCGCTGGCTGGCGAGTTGCCGGTGAACCCCGGTGGAGCGATGTACGCGGGAACGAAGGCGTTCGTCACCCGCTGGAGCGAGAGCGTGGCCGAGGATGTCGCCCAGCACGGGCTGCACGTCACAGCGGTCCTCGCCGGGTTCGCCCGCACCGAGATGACGCGCGATGCGCAGGACAGCCTGCCCGACATCGCCTTCGTGCCCACCGAGCGCATCGCCCGCGAGTCGCTGCGCGCGTGGGCGGCCGGCGACACCACCGTGGTACCGGACATGCGGTACAAGGCCGCCCGGAACCTGGTCCGGGCGATTCCGCGCTCGGCGTTCAGGGCGCTGGTGCGCAGGAGGAAATGA
- a CDS encoding class I SAM-dependent methyltransferase: MAATETPSTSSDFLDTEYRLRDVGLFLRQAFHTFRATGAVAPSGPALSNALTRFLAEREDTGTGLSILEAGAGTGPVSRAIAAQMREGDTADLVESNAEFADYLRDLTTTDPALSRVADQLTVHQALVTDLGTDRRYDLIISGLPFANFTAEEVREIFEYYFTVLRPGGRLSFFGYLYTKQVKAVVAPRDAFLQQARSSWVVEEWVNRYGIGSERVLPNIPPAWIHHLRKPIEE; encoded by the coding sequence ATGGCTGCGACAGAAACCCCTTCCACAAGCTCCGATTTTCTCGATACCGAATACCGGCTGCGCGACGTCGGCCTGTTCCTGCGGCAGGCGTTCCACACCTTCCGGGCGACCGGGGCCGTCGCCCCGAGCGGCCCCGCGTTGTCGAACGCGTTGACCCGGTTCCTCGCCGAGCGAGAGGACACCGGCACCGGGCTGTCCATCCTGGAGGCCGGCGCCGGAACCGGCCCGGTGTCCCGGGCCATCGCCGCGCAGATGCGCGAGGGCGACACCGCGGACCTCGTGGAGTCCAACGCGGAGTTCGCGGACTACCTCCGCGATCTCACCACGACCGACCCCGCGCTTTCCCGGGTGGCCGACCAGCTCACCGTGCACCAGGCGCTCGTCACCGACCTGGGGACGGACCGGCGCTACGACCTCATCATCTCGGGACTCCCCTTCGCCAACTTCACGGCCGAGGAGGTCCGGGAGATCTTCGAGTACTACTTCACGGTGCTGCGTCCCGGCGGCCGCCTGTCGTTCTTCGGCTACCTCTACACCAAGCAGGTCAAGGCGGTCGTCGCACCGCGCGACGCCTTCCTGCAGCAGGCACGGTCGAGCTGGGTCGTCGAGGAGTGGGTGAACCGCTACGGAATCGGCAGCGAGCGGGTCCTGCCGAACATTCCGCCGGCATGGATCCACCACCTGCGCAAACCGATCGAGGAATGA
- a CDS encoding DUF998 domain-containing protein: MSRVPLATTTLLRCGMVAGPLFVAVFTVAGAVRPDYDPLRHPVSSLSLTGAGWVQIANFVGSGLLMIAFGAGVWRVLRSAGRPGIKPWLVGGYGVGLVGAGVFVTDPLSGYPPGAPQEIVYTWSGILHDAFSALVFLIGLPLACLAFTGWFWRRRELGWAGYSLLTAVAFVAAFVLASLGFEQDPGLVAVAGFYQRAALVVSSAWFTLLAVRLHGQRVPGVGDAGPAAARPRGRPGPQRP; this comes from the coding sequence ATGAGCCGTGTCCCGCTGGCAACCACGACACTGCTGCGCTGCGGGATGGTCGCCGGCCCCCTCTTCGTGGCGGTCTTTACCGTTGCGGGCGCGGTGCGCCCCGACTACGACCCATTGCGCCACCCGGTGAGCTCGCTGTCCCTTACCGGGGCCGGCTGGGTGCAGATCGCCAATTTCGTCGGCAGCGGGCTACTCATGATCGCCTTCGGCGCGGGGGTGTGGCGCGTGCTGCGCTCCGCCGGGAGGCCGGGGATCAAGCCGTGGCTGGTCGGCGGCTACGGGGTGGGGCTGGTCGGCGCCGGCGTTTTTGTCACCGACCCGCTCAGCGGCTACCCGCCGGGAGCCCCGCAGGAGATCGTCTACACCTGGTCCGGAATCCTCCACGACGCCTTCTCGGCGCTGGTGTTCCTCATCGGGCTGCCGCTCGCCTGCCTGGCGTTCACCGGGTGGTTCTGGCGGCGCCGCGAGCTCGGATGGGCCGGGTACTCGCTGCTGACGGCCGTTGCCTTCGTTGCCGCGTTCGTGCTCGCGAGCCTGGGGTTCGAGCAGGACCCCGGTCTTGTGGCGGTCGCCGGGTTCTACCAGCGCGCGGCCCTTGTGGTGAGCAGCGCCTGGTTCACCCTGCTGGCCGTGCGGCTGCACGGCCAGCGCGTGCCGGGAGTCGGGGACGCCGGACCGGCAGCGGCCCGCCCCCGTGGCCGGCCGGGCCCGCAACGGCCGTGA
- a CDS encoding ClpP family protease, with translation MLSTAPRLAAAEVASVPFDDQIASRLLHSRTVVLGSEVDDAAANRICAQLLLLAEDDAKRDITLCINSPGGSISAGLAIYDTTRFIPNDVATLVMGSAYSMGQFLLCTGASGKRFSLPNARIMMHQPSGGLAGTAADIAVQAENLAHIKATTQRIIAEHTGQSIETITQDQRRDRWFTAQEAREYGFVDRVVQSVAELGGETARRFGFSAAHAAASAKEGQQ, from the coding sequence GTGCTATCAACCGCACCACGGCTCGCGGCAGCGGAGGTCGCTTCCGTGCCGTTCGACGACCAGATCGCGTCCCGCTTACTACACAGCCGAACGGTTGTGCTCGGCTCCGAGGTCGACGACGCGGCCGCCAACCGCATCTGCGCGCAGCTCCTGCTGCTCGCGGAGGACGACGCCAAGCGCGACATCACGCTGTGCATCAACAGCCCGGGCGGCTCCATCTCGGCGGGGCTCGCCATCTACGACACGACGCGCTTCATCCCCAACGACGTCGCCACGCTGGTCATGGGGTCCGCGTACAGCATGGGCCAGTTCCTGCTGTGCACGGGCGCGAGCGGTAAGCGCTTCAGCCTGCCGAACGCGCGGATCATGATGCACCAGCCCTCCGGGGGGCTGGCCGGGACCGCGGCCGACATCGCGGTCCAGGCCGAGAACCTGGCCCACATCAAGGCCACCACGCAGCGGATCATCGCCGAGCACACCGGCCAGTCGATCGAGACGATCACCCAGGACCAGCGCCGGGACCGCTGGTTCACCGCGCAGGAGGCCCGCGAGTACGGCTTCGTTGACCGCGTGGTTCAGAGCGTGGCCGAGCTGGGCGGCGAGACCGCGCGCCGGTTCGGGTTCAGCGCGGCACATGCGGCGGCTTCGGCCAAGGAGGGGCAGCAATGA
- a CDS encoding ATP-dependent Clp protease proteolytic subunit, with translation MSGQYTVPVVVERTSTGERSSDVFSRLLSERIIFLGTQIDEGVANVVMAQMLHLDYENNERDIQLYINSPGGSTTALTAIYDTLRFVRSDVATVCMGQAASAAAVLLAAGTPGKRMALEHSRVLLHQPSSQAQGEAADLEIEAAEVLRIRSQIEEILARHTGQSVERLRDDTDRSTILTAQQAKEYGLVDDVISTRELPARAA, from the coding sequence ATGAGCGGGCAGTACACGGTGCCGGTGGTCGTCGAGCGCACCAGCACCGGCGAACGGTCCTCCGACGTGTTCAGCCGGCTGCTGTCCGAGCGCATCATCTTCCTGGGCACCCAGATCGACGAGGGTGTCGCCAACGTGGTCATGGCCCAGATGCTGCACCTGGACTACGAGAACAACGAGCGCGACATCCAGCTGTACATCAACTCGCCGGGTGGCTCCACCACGGCGCTGACGGCGATCTACGACACCCTGCGGTTCGTCCGCTCCGACGTGGCGACCGTCTGCATGGGGCAGGCGGCCTCGGCGGCCGCCGTGCTGCTCGCGGCGGGAACACCGGGGAAGCGCATGGCGCTGGAGCACTCCCGGGTCCTGCTGCACCAGCCCTCGTCCCAAGCCCAGGGGGAGGCCGCGGACCTGGAGATCGAGGCCGCCGAGGTGCTGCGGATCCGGTCCCAGATCGAGGAGATCCTGGCCCGGCACACAGGGCAGAGCGTCGAGCGACTGCGCGACGACACCGACCGGAGCACGATCCTCACGGCGCAGCAGGCGAAGGAGTACGGCCTGGTGGATGACGTGATCTCCACCCGGGAGCTTCCCGCACGCGCGGCGTGA
- a CDS encoding helix-turn-helix domain-containing protein, translating into MSERALHAVPDPEPADEPLMRELIGHQLRRARIEQGRTLREVAETAQVSLPYLSEIERGRKEPSSEMLVAVYRALGLRLVDLVGAVHTELGTETAVAPRTAAPTRPAPGSAPRAMLLAA; encoded by the coding sequence ATGAGCGAACGCGCCCTGCACGCCGTCCCGGATCCCGAGCCCGCGGATGAGCCGCTGATGCGCGAACTCATCGGGCACCAGCTGCGGCGGGCCAGGATCGAGCAGGGGCGTACCCTCCGCGAGGTCGCCGAGACCGCCCAGGTGTCGCTGCCCTACCTCTCCGAGATCGAGCGGGGCCGCAAGGAGCCCTCCTCCGAGATGCTCGTCGCGGTGTACCGCGCCTTGGGGTTGCGGCTGGTCGACCTGGTCGGTGCGGTGCACACCGAGCTCGGCACCGAGACCGCGGTCGCGCCGCGGACCGCCGCTCCCACGCGTCCGGCGCCCGGTTCCGCGCCGCGGGCCATGCTGCTGGCCGCCTGA